A stretch of Myxococcus hansupus DNA encodes these proteins:
- a CDS encoding lytic transglycosylase domain-containing protein — translation MKSPAPTGGRSFGSRLFERLHAFSSGCSRLPLLAGAALVVSARLVPLLEERPVQPVVPGVVAAEVISPEASLIDAVLARRAPDLGLTLRRQLIQAIAEEAGRLAYDPLLILAIIDVESDFTEEAVSVKGARGLMQIKPSTLHFLAEKEGLRLSREEVTADPALCVRLGIRYLRSLQERFGGDLDLALMAYNAGPTRIRNAIKQGELDRFRRYPRAVRRDFKRFREGHGLGGDWALAQREVPPEPMP, via the coding sequence GTGAAGTCTCCCGCCCCCACGGGCGGGAGGTCCTTCGGTTCGCGGCTCTTCGAACGTCTCCACGCCTTCAGTTCGGGTTGTTCCCGGCTTCCGCTCCTCGCGGGGGCGGCGCTCGTCGTGTCCGCACGGCTGGTGCCGCTGCTGGAGGAGCGTCCGGTGCAGCCCGTCGTGCCCGGCGTGGTGGCCGCGGAAGTCATTTCGCCCGAGGCGTCCCTCATCGACGCGGTGCTGGCGCGGCGTGCCCCGGACCTGGGGCTCACGCTGCGCCGGCAGCTCATCCAGGCCATCGCGGAGGAGGCCGGGCGGCTCGCGTATGATCCGCTGCTGATCCTGGCCATCATCGACGTGGAGTCCGACTTCACGGAGGAGGCCGTGTCCGTGAAGGGCGCGCGGGGGCTGATGCAAATCAAGCCCAGCACGCTCCACTTCCTGGCGGAGAAGGAAGGCCTGCGCCTGTCCCGCGAGGAAGTGACGGCCGACCCCGCGCTCTGCGTGCGGTTGGGCATCCGGTATCTGCGCTCGCTGCAGGAGCGCTTCGGTGGGGACCTGGACCTGGCCTTGATGGCCTACAACGCCGGCCCCACCCGCATCCGCAACGCCATCAAGCAGGGCGAGCTGGACCGTTTCCGCCGCTATCCGCGCGCGGTGCGCAGGGACTTCAAGCGCTTCCGCGAGGGCCACGGCCTGGGCGGCGATTGGGCGCTGGCCCAGCGCGAAGTGCCCCCCGAACCCATGCCCTGA
- a CDS encoding phasin family protein yields the protein MDNNPEAPREKHPVAETFERLWSQALLAVNTAEEEASRAVQKVATVAGWSQDEVRRQAREFTERLAGHRKDLEHNVEERVRQTLSRMKLPRREELSAFDARLSKLAERIQNLEQPK from the coding sequence ATGGACAACAATCCCGAGGCCCCCCGAGAGAAGCATCCCGTCGCGGAGACGTTCGAGCGTCTCTGGAGCCAGGCCCTGCTGGCGGTGAACACGGCTGAAGAAGAGGCCTCCCGCGCGGTGCAGAAGGTGGCCACCGTGGCCGGTTGGAGCCAGGACGAGGTCCGGCGCCAGGCCCGCGAGTTCACCGAACGGCTGGCCGGGCACCGCAAGGACCTGGAGCACAACGTGGAAGAGCGTGTGCGCCAGACGCTGTCTCGGATGAAGCTGCCCCGCCGCGAGGAGCTGTCGGCTTTCGACGCCCGGCTCTCCAAGCTGGCCGAGCGCATCCAGAACCTGGAGCAGCCCAAGTGA
- the rpoC gene encoding DNA-directed RNA polymerase subunit beta' codes for MKDIFNFFEKPKDPLSFNAIRIALASPDKIRQWSHGEVKKPETINYRTFKPERDGLFCARIFGPVKDYECNCGKYKRMKHRGVVCEKCGVEVIQSKVRRERLGHITLATPVAHIWFLKSLPSRIGNLLDITLKELEKVLYCESYIVLDPKATPLQKGELISEDKMHRLYQEHGEDSFTTGMGGEAVREMLKALDVEKLSEELRKDMRETTSEAKRKKYAKRLKVAEAFRVSGNKPEWMMLDVIPVIPPDLRPLVPLDGGRFATSDLNDLYRRVINRNNRLKRLQELNAPDIIIRNEKRMLQEAVDALFDNGRRGKTITGPNKRPLKSLSDMLKGKQGRFRQNLLGKRVDYSGRSVIVVGPELRLHQCGLPKIMALELFKPFIYNKLEEKGYVTTIKSAKKMVEKERPEVWDILEDVIREHPVLLNRAPTLHRLGMQAFEPVLIEGKAIQLHPLVCAAFNADFDGDQMAVHVPLSIEAQMEARVLMMSTNNILSPANGKPIIVPTQDMVLGIYYMTRAREFANGEGRVFASPDEVRAAYDHGEVHLQAKVVCRIDGNRKETTVGRVLLWEVVPRAVGFDAINKVLDKKSLGGLIDLCYRLTGEKETVLLADRVRSLGYYNATRAGISIALKDMIIPAKKQVFLDEAREVVSEIENQYLEGLITDGERYNKVIDIWAEITEKVAQEMMQQISQEETSGDRDGKRETRKQPSFNPIYIMADSGARGSAQQIRQLAGMRGLMAKPSGEIIETPITANFREGLSVLQYFISTHGARKGLADTALKTANSGYLTRRLVDVAQDAIINEYDCGTMDGLFIGALVEGGEIIEPLGERILGRVALDDILDPVTGEVLVRANEEIDEERVRRIENSGMDKVKIRSVLTCQAKRGICVECYGRDLARGRKVSVGEAVGVIAAQSIGEPGTQLTMRTFHIGGAATRRAEQSSLENRYAGSVKFAGLTTVQKMDGTLVAMNRNGEIVVVDDSGRERERYQVIYGARILVKEGQRIEPGVLMAEWDPFAIPLLTEVGGVVRYEDIIEGVTMSETLDEVTGLSRKTIIESKDPEARPRVTIRDANGNVKDLPSSRNPASYFLPQGSIITVNDGDEIHPGEVIAKVPRETTKTKDITGGLPRVAELFEARKPKDAAAIAEIDGVVSFGKDTKGKRKLIITPEVNGEQRTDLAKEYLISKGKNISVHSGDRVKAGEAMMDGSANPHDILKVLGEKELARYLVDEVQEVYRLQGVKINDKHIETIVRQMLRRVRVTDVGDTNFLVDEQVEKWVFEEENEKVMSEGKRPAVGEPLLLGITKASLSTESFISASSFQETTKVLTEAAINGKVDYLRGLKENVIMGRLIPAGTGLPNYKHLDIAVESPTDEVNEMEAALAATHGDTGPLGERPVGNQTTGAA; via the coding sequence GTGAAGGACATTTTCAACTTCTTCGAGAAGCCGAAGGACCCGCTGTCGTTCAACGCCATCCGCATTGCCCTGGCGTCGCCCGACAAGATCCGCCAGTGGTCCCATGGCGAGGTGAAGAAGCCGGAGACGATCAACTACCGCACGTTCAAGCCGGAGCGGGACGGGCTCTTCTGCGCCCGCATCTTCGGACCGGTGAAGGACTACGAGTGCAACTGCGGCAAGTACAAGCGCATGAAGCACCGCGGCGTGGTGTGCGAGAAGTGCGGCGTCGAGGTCATCCAGTCGAAGGTTCGCCGTGAGCGCCTGGGCCACATCACCCTGGCCACGCCCGTGGCGCACATCTGGTTCCTCAAGTCGCTGCCGAGCCGCATCGGCAACCTGCTCGACATCACGCTGAAGGAGCTGGAGAAGGTCCTCTACTGCGAGAGCTACATCGTCCTCGATCCGAAGGCGACGCCGCTGCAGAAGGGCGAGCTCATCAGCGAGGACAAGATGCACCGGCTCTACCAGGAGCACGGTGAGGACTCCTTCACCACGGGCATGGGCGGCGAGGCCGTCCGCGAGATGCTCAAGGCGCTGGACGTCGAGAAGCTGTCCGAAGAGCTGCGCAAGGACATGCGCGAGACCACTAGCGAGGCGAAGCGGAAGAAGTACGCCAAGCGCCTGAAGGTGGCCGAGGCGTTCCGCGTCTCCGGCAACAAGCCGGAGTGGATGATGCTGGACGTGATTCCGGTGATTCCGCCGGACCTGCGCCCGCTCGTTCCCCTGGACGGTGGCCGCTTCGCGACCTCCGACCTGAACGACCTGTACCGCCGCGTCATCAACCGCAACAACCGTCTGAAGCGCCTCCAGGAGCTCAACGCTCCGGACATCATCATCCGCAACGAGAAGCGGATGCTGCAGGAGGCCGTGGACGCGCTGTTCGACAACGGCCGCCGCGGGAAGACCATCACGGGCCCCAACAAGCGCCCGCTGAAGTCGCTGTCCGACATGCTCAAGGGCAAGCAGGGCCGGTTCCGCCAGAACCTGCTCGGCAAGCGCGTGGACTACTCGGGCCGCTCCGTCATCGTCGTGGGTCCCGAGCTGCGCCTGCACCAGTGCGGCCTGCCCAAGATCATGGCGCTCGAGCTGTTCAAGCCGTTCATCTACAACAAGCTCGAAGAGAAGGGTTACGTCACCACCATCAAGTCGGCGAAGAAGATGGTGGAGAAGGAGCGTCCCGAGGTCTGGGACATCCTCGAGGACGTCATCCGCGAGCACCCGGTGCTCCTCAACCGCGCGCCCACGCTGCACCGTCTGGGCATGCAGGCCTTCGAGCCCGTGCTGATTGAAGGCAAGGCCATCCAGCTCCACCCGCTGGTGTGCGCCGCCTTCAACGCCGACTTCGACGGCGACCAGATGGCCGTCCACGTGCCGCTCTCCATCGAGGCTCAGATGGAGGCCCGCGTGCTGATGATGTCGACGAACAACATCCTCAGCCCCGCGAACGGCAAGCCCATCATCGTCCCGACGCAGGACATGGTGCTCGGCATCTACTACATGACCCGCGCCCGCGAGTTCGCCAACGGCGAGGGCCGCGTGTTCGCCTCGCCCGACGAGGTGCGCGCCGCGTACGACCACGGTGAAGTGCACCTCCAGGCGAAGGTCGTCTGCCGCATCGACGGCAATCGCAAGGAGACCACCGTCGGCCGCGTGCTGCTGTGGGAGGTCGTCCCGCGCGCGGTGGGCTTCGACGCCATCAACAAGGTGCTCGACAAGAAGTCGCTCGGCGGCCTCATCGACCTCTGCTACCGCCTCACGGGTGAGAAGGAGACGGTGCTGCTCGCGGACCGCGTGCGCAGCCTCGGCTACTACAACGCGACCCGCGCCGGTATCTCCATCGCGCTCAAGGACATGATCATCCCTGCGAAGAAGCAGGTGTTCCTGGACGAGGCGCGCGAGGTGGTGTCGGAGATCGAGAACCAGTACCTCGAGGGTCTCATCACCGACGGCGAGCGCTACAACAAGGTCATCGATATCTGGGCGGAGATCACCGAGAAGGTCGCCCAGGAGATGATGCAGCAGATCTCCCAGGAGGAGACGTCCGGGGACCGCGACGGCAAGCGCGAGACGCGCAAGCAGCCGTCCTTCAACCCCATCTACATCATGGCCGACTCGGGCGCGCGTGGTAGCGCCCAGCAGATCCGTCAGCTCGCGGGTATGCGTGGTCTGATGGCGAAGCCCTCCGGCGAAATCATCGAGACGCCCATCACGGCCAACTTCCGTGAAGGCCTCTCCGTGCTGCAGTACTTCATCTCCACGCACGGCGCTCGTAAGGGTCTGGCGGACACGGCGCTCAAGACGGCCAACTCCGGTTACCTCACCCGCCGTCTCGTGGACGTGGCGCAGGACGCCATCATCAACGAGTACGACTGCGGCACCATGGACGGCCTGTTCATCGGCGCCCTGGTGGAGGGCGGCGAGATCATCGAGCCGCTCGGCGAGCGCATCCTGGGCCGCGTGGCCCTGGACGACATCCTCGACCCCGTCACGGGCGAGGTGCTGGTGCGCGCCAACGAGGAGATCGACGAGGAGCGCGTCCGCCGCATCGAGAACAGCGGCATGGACAAGGTGAAGATCCGCTCGGTGCTCACCTGCCAGGCCAAGCGCGGCATCTGCGTGGAGTGCTACGGCCGTGACCTGGCCCGCGGCCGCAAGGTGTCCGTGGGTGAGGCGGTCGGCGTCATCGCGGCGCAGTCCATCGGTGAGCCGGGTACGCAGCTCACGATGCGCACCTTCCACATCGGTGGTGCGGCGACGCGGCGCGCGGAGCAGTCCAGCCTGGAGAACCGCTACGCGGGTAGCGTGAAGTTCGCGGGCCTCACCACGGTGCAGAAGATGGACGGCACCCTGGTGGCCATGAACCGCAACGGCGAAATCGTCGTCGTGGACGACTCGGGCCGCGAGCGCGAGCGCTACCAGGTCATCTACGGCGCCCGCATCCTCGTGAAGGAGGGCCAGCGCATCGAGCCGGGCGTCCTCATGGCGGAGTGGGACCCGTTCGCCATCCCGCTGCTGACCGAGGTCGGCGGTGTCGTGCGCTACGAGGACATCATCGAAGGCGTGACGATGTCCGAGACGCTGGACGAGGTGACCGGTCTGTCGCGCAAGACCATCATCGAGTCCAAGGACCCGGAGGCGCGTCCGCGCGTCACCATCCGCGATGCCAATGGCAACGTGAAGGACCTGCCGAGCTCCCGCAACCCGGCGAGCTACTTCCTGCCCCAGGGCTCCATCATCACCGTCAACGACGGCGATGAGATCCACCCGGGCGAAGTCATCGCCAAGGTGCCGCGCGAGACGACGAAGACCAAGGACATCACGGGCGGTCTGCCCCGCGTGGCCGAGCTCTTCGAGGCGCGCAAGCCGAAGGACGCGGCGGCCATCGCGGAGATCGACGGCGTGGTGTCGTTCGGCAAGGACACCAAGGGCAAGCGCAAGCTCATCATCACCCCCGAGGTGAATGGCGAGCAGCGCACGGACCTGGCCAAGGAGTATCTGATCTCCAAGGGCAAGAACATCAGCGTCCACTCCGGCGACCGCGTGAAGGCCGGCGAGGCGATGATGGACGGCTCGGCCAACCCGCACGACATCCTCAAGGTGCTGGGCGAGAAGGAACTCGCGCGCTACCTGGTGGACGAAGTGCAGGAGGTCTACCGGCTCCAGGGCGTGAAGATTAACGACAAGCACATCGAGACCATCGTGCGGCAGATGCTCCGCCGCGTGCGCGTCACCGATGTGGGCGACACCAACTTCCTGGTCGACGAGCAGGTCGAGAAGTGGGTGTTCGAGGAGGAGAACGAGAAGGTCATGTCGGAAGGCAAGCGTCCCGCCGTGGGCGAGCCGCTGCTGCTCGGCATCACCAAGGCCTCGCTCTCCACCGAGTCCTTCATCTCCGCGTCGTCCTTCCAGGAGACCACCAAGGTGCTCACCGAGGCCGCCATCAACGGCAAGGTGGACTACCTGCGCGGCCTCAAGGAGAACGTCATCATGGGCCGGCTCATCCCCGCCGGTACGGGTCTGCCGAACTACAAGCACCTGGACATCGCGGTGGAGAGCCCCACCGACGAGGTCAATGAGATGGAGGCCGCCCTGGCCGCCACTCACGGCGACACCGGCCCGCTGGGCGAGCGCCCGGTCGGCAACCAGACGACCGGCGCGGCCTAG
- the tgl gene encoding social motility TPR repeat lipoprotein Tgl, protein MFRLSTASCSLALLLVSAGCSHTPTEKERRSAEIHYDLALQAQQAGELQDALRELQKSLKNDPDYPDSNNAMGVLLHLAFRRPDEAVTHYERALKVRPDFSEARTNLANVHLDQGRYDEAIKLYETVLNDMLYPTPFIAQGNLGWALYKKGETDRGVESIKAAVTTNPNFCLGYKNLGLIYDETGRTADACRQYTLYRENCPDVADAYLREGVCQAKQGQVDAARAAFASCESKAKAGEQVLKDDCRRLLEKL, encoded by the coding sequence ATGTTCCGCCTTTCCACCGCGTCCTGTTCGCTCGCGCTGCTGCTGGTGTCCGCCGGTTGCTCCCACACCCCCACGGAGAAGGAGCGGCGGAGCGCGGAGATTCACTATGACCTGGCCCTCCAGGCGCAGCAGGCCGGGGAGCTCCAGGACGCGTTGCGCGAGCTGCAGAAGTCGCTGAAGAACGACCCGGACTACCCGGACTCGAACAACGCCATGGGCGTCCTGCTGCACCTGGCCTTCCGCCGCCCGGACGAGGCCGTGACGCACTACGAGCGGGCCCTGAAGGTGCGCCCGGACTTCTCCGAGGCGCGCACCAACCTGGCCAACGTCCACCTGGACCAGGGGCGTTACGACGAGGCCATCAAACTCTACGAAACCGTCCTCAACGACATGCTCTACCCGACGCCCTTCATCGCGCAGGGCAACCTGGGCTGGGCGCTCTACAAGAAGGGCGAGACGGACCGCGGCGTGGAGAGCATCAAGGCGGCGGTGACGACGAACCCCAATTTCTGTTTGGGTTACAAGAACCTGGGGCTCATCTACGACGAGACGGGCCGCACCGCCGACGCCTGCCGCCAGTACACGCTGTACCGGGAGAACTGCCCGGACGTGGCCGACGCGTACCTGCGTGAGGGCGTCTGCCAGGCCAAGCAGGGGCAGGTCGATGCGGCGAGGGCCGCGTTCGCCTCTTGCGAGAGCAAGGCGAAAGCTGGTGAACAGGTGTTGAAGGACGACTGCAGGAGGCTGCTGGAAAAGCTCTAG